The sequence ATCTTTGGTATTGAACAAAGAACTTACTCCGGAGAAGGAGAAATTATTAGTTTCTACCTGCATTAGTTCTAGAAGTTTGAAAGTTGATAGATCTAGCAATTCAAGTTTTGAGGTTGTTGAGGGTGATAAGACATATGCTGTTGATTTGAAACATCATAGGTTCTCGTGTCGTGCTTGGCAAGTACTTTAAATTCCTTGAAAGCATGCTTGTGCAACGATTGAGTCTAAGTCGTTATATTTTTATGACTTTTGTGATAAGTATTACACTACAAGAATGTATCGTGAGACATATAGAGCGACCATAAATCCGATACCAACATTTGACATGTATTAATCTTAACTGGATGAAGATGATGCGATATATGCACCTGATTCTCGAAGTCAGCATGGCCGTAGAAGAACAAAAAGATTTCCATCTCAAACTGAAATACGCACATTGAACTGTGGTCGGTGCCATAGAAAAGGTCACAACAGAAGAACATGCAAAGAATCACTAAACTAGTATCACCATTTTCATCAATTTCTACATTCTCTTTTTCAACCTTGTTGCTACTATCTTCAGTTACATGTTTCTCTTTTAAACGTTTCAACTCATTCTCTAATCTTCTCATATGTGACATTATTTTGGCACCATTTTTCAACGTACTAACCCGAccaaaaaaatttgaactttaataaaatttatggttgcttaacataataaaaattaaatatttattggaTTCTTTCAATTACCGGATCAACACAATCCATGGTGGCAAGAACAAGTTTCTTCTCCTGAGAAAATGGTTTTATCCAAACAATCTTTTCACAATAGAATCTTTGTCAGTTGCAATTGTCAatctatataaaataaaataaacattattTAAATTGTGAGAACCTTCGTAGAAGTTATCGATTGCAGGAATGATTCAGCTGCTTTCGATTGTAAAGGGATCTTGCTTTCTTCCCATTTGAACATCCTTGGAAAACAACGTATGCAACGAGCTTTGCCAAGCATAGGCACATGTTCATAAACCCAAGCTTAAAAAACTCAAAACATTATTGTATACTTAACAAAATATAACCATTGAAAGTAAATATGTCTTACCATCAAACCAACAAGACATCCATCGACATATTTTTTGCTAaccttctttttcttcttcgagAACCCCAAATGATCTAAAATATCATCCAACAAGAATCTATATGCAGCATCACCCCAATAATATTCGAAAAATGTATCCAAATCATCCAAATAAGACCAAATATATTGTGGTGTACATAAGTTTCTCGCTGGAAATACCACACAATTAAacacaaacaaaataaaaaacctGACAAAGTCATCTACTTCTTGATCAGACTCCTTATTAGCTAAATCAAGAAGTTTTGTGGATATAGCATCTTTGTCACCAATTGATCGTTTTCCTTGGAAATAACGATCCAGGAAATCTGATCCCAAATTCATATCCATGTCCACAGGTTGTCCTACTTGAGGCAAGCCTAAAATAATTGAGAACTCGGCAGCAGTGAAGGGCACATTCATATCGGGTCCAAAACAGAACGATATATTTTCTGCATCAAATCTTCTCATGATGAAATCCACTCGTGTACTAAATATGGCTAACTTTGGCATTTCCAACCATTCTGCAAGCGGTGTTTTTGAAATTCTCTGTCCCTGTCTATCACCTAACTTTGGCGACAGAATGTTCATCACATCTCTAAAATTAGTTGTAGAACAACGTGAAAAGGATCCTTTACCAATACTTCGACGACCCTTAATTCCATCATCAATCTTTTCCTTGTTCCGGGATATTTCTGAATTGTAAATCTATTATTTAAACAATGTACACTTGAATAAAATTACATAAGAAAAAATAATCACATAACTAAACTAGAGCATTTTAACTATTTAAAGTCATAAATGTAATCCATTGTCTCATGAAACGAatgtaattaaatatattaaagtcATCCTAAAAATCATGTTCAATCGAATATACTAACCAACCGAAACCTTTCTTATAATCCAACAATATGTGCACAAccagaaaaaataattatgattGAATCACTTTATCACAAAAATTGAGCTCCACATTGACACAATTGAGTATTGAACACATTGAAATCATATTAGGTCAATGCTTCATTTTCAACCataaaacatgaaaaaaaaataccgCATAAAGAGCTAGCTATAGTTTATGTTTTTCTACTGTTCAAATTCTGAAACCCTAGAGTTTGTGCAttcattcaaaatattcaaatcaTCTTAAAatcgaaacaaaataaaacattaCACACTAATAAACGCAATGTATCAAAAAATTAGTAGAAATTACAcatttctttggaatttcaatctCCAAATCTCAAAAAAGAAGGGAAAATGGGTATCGGTGCATGTCAATAATATTGGATTATCTGACTAACCTTCGTTCAGCTAGCTACAAGAACGATGGTGCTACACACTTGGGCCTGAATTCTCTTCTTCTCCGTTGAAAAGTAGCTAAGAAATATGAAGCACAAATAAAGATAGTTCCACGGACTAATGTATTTGTTGAAATGGAGGGAAGTAAATGGTACACAGAGATAATAAGGTATTATTGTGGATTTAAATAATACTCAAGAATAATATGGTATTATTACATGAACAGGGAGTTAAAACTAAGAAAGAATATTTATTGGGGACTGATTCACACAAAATTCTGACATAGGGACTGAACTCTATTTGAAAATTAGGTTTGGGGATTTTTTCCGAAATTTCCGTAATATTATTCTGTATAATATGAAAAATAgaataacatttatttttaaaatatacttGATATTATTCTGTATAATATGAAAAATAGaataacatataatttataatagtCGAGACGCCACAATCACTCAAATTTGATCATCCAATGTTTAACatacttttaaaatataatCTTGTAACAACATTAAAGTATTTCCAATTTCAAACAATATTTGTATCATAATACATGAACCAGAAGATTTCCGAGCTACACCAGCTGCTTGATCTTCTTCTTTGATTGATACTCCCTTTGAACTTGACTCTCTCCTGCTTCAGATTGATTGTCTCCCAAGTTGATCTTCGTGTGTTTGTTTCTCTGTTTCTCTCTCGAACCGATCAACCAACTAACCAGCATACAAGCTTATAATTAAAAGGTCCCAACGGCTCTCCCAAGAAATGGGCTTCCCCACTTGCAAAGGTAGTGGGTTGATATATCTATTTCAACCCTTAGGCCATGTACAAGGGACGAGGATGTGGAGCGAGGATGTCCACATCCTCGGCCCACTTTCTCTCTCCCTCCTTTCAAGGGGCGAGAATCATCCGCGTGCAAAGAAGAAGCGGGCCCGCGCGGTGATGCCCcttcttttgtttttgtttttttattatttttttaatgtatcAAACGggctgttttttattttttaattttttatttctttttttaaaattgtatgGCCAGATTAATCTGGCCGTTGGAGATCCAACGGTCCAGATTAATCTAgccttttaaattattaaaaatatttttaaaataaaatttataataacataattttaaatctatatatatatatatatatatatatatatatatatatatatatatatatatatatatatatatatatataaaagcagAGTTTTTACTAAATATAGCAGTTTCCCGCCAAAACATACTTACTATAAATGAAAATTATggatgaaattttgttaaaactATAGATAATATTTTCggttcaaataataataataatatgatgaTTAGGGTTATAGATAATGTATTCGGTtcaaataatactaataatatttttggttaaatttgtaaaaaaaaatttatacttaCTACTTTTATCAATGtttgtttttgaatttcaattgatttattgtgtccatatacaaattaatcttaccaaaaatatcataaataatttaaatatcgtgtatatatatgtcaaattaataataaaaaatttacgaCACAACCTAAAACATTTATATATGCTTACATATAGTTttcataaatgatatatatatagagttttgatatGGTGAGCACCTATCATGCGCACTTATGTGTGTACCTGCTGATGTGGCGTTCACATATTGGATGTAAAAGATGTCACGTCAGCGGTGCACACAAAAGTGGATATCATGGGTGCTCATAATATCAaatctgtatatatatatagatatatgataatttttgtttatttcctatgcctatatatatgcaaaatttttcattaattaTATTCACCTaccaaatataaaattaatttcaaaactttTCAAATTCATATTGAGATTGAAATTAAGaacattgaaaatataaaataactttaaataTATCTGCATCGATTATActatttcattaattttttttattttaggtttatcgatttttttcttattattattattgttttttaattgatgtatttttttttaaaaaaaaataattcataattatttctcatatatttatgtgaatatattgattttgaaataatattaaacaaaataaaattaatatatttgcaTGTGTGAATCGTGATCAGCATATACATGTTATCAATAATAACTACCAGCTATACaacaaataataacaaaattgcaataaataattttatccgtctttaagaatttttataattcattaaataaataagtattatcaataaaatttaaaatatttatttgaaatattattaatttaatttcagtGAATTATTTACGTGTGTGAAAATTCTCattaattgtatatatatatatttcggttcaagatttgatatttgattggatatttcaaattttataattttattgaatgtttcaatattttaggtttcaaaatttttttttatatcatgatcttttgttcaaaatttatctgatgtttcaaaattttaaaatttttgattcaaaatttaaaaatttttaatgtACCAATTacggttcaaaatttgaaatttgatcgtATATTATTgccgtttttttttatttcaattaaattttatgttcatatatataagtgaaaattttcataaatgttatatatgataatataccaattttttgttcaaatttgaaatttgattggatGTTTGTATGCTATCAATACTttataatttcaattaatttttggtcaaatatgtaaaaaaaaaaattgtaaattttatatataataatgtacCAATTTTCGGTTTAAATATTGAAATTTCAAAGGATGCTATTAATACTTTATAATTTCtgctaattttttttgtaaCCATTTATGTGtgtaaatttcaattaatttcagttaaatttttttgcccctatatatgttaaaatttgCATAAATGCTATAAATGATAATTAGGTTTTGCTTAAGATAATCGATGTTATGGCTGGACCCACCTGAAAAATATAGGATGCATTATATAAAATGATGtatcattttattcaatttatgttattattttgagtgttgtgttacttttatatttttagttatcactaatatttatcatattaaatatataaaaaaatttatataacattactttttttaatttttaaaagagtATCGTTGTGAATGTTTTGTATATTCATTGTTAGTAAATCAattttatatgtatattaattataaactttatataaattttttatgatatatattctaaaaaataataataatttttcatttattaaaatattaatactccgtgcatcgcacggggTGAAATACTTGTTTAATATAAAAGAGTGGATGCGATGATTTGGCCGTTGTAGATCAATGGTCAATATTATTTTAGCattgaatattttttaaaaaagtagataaattatttttaaaaaatggataAAATATCCAACGGCAAGTAACGGCTATATTCTTGAATCCCCTATAAATTAACTTCACTATAGCTTCAAAAACACTACAATTTCCTTCAAACAAATTTCAAACGCATTTGTTGTTCATGGCATACAAgagttcttcttcttcatcaccATCATCGGATGATGAAATTTCCGATCCCATGATTGATCAATTTTTATTCACGACAATATGACAACCGAGCTATCGATTTTTGGAGCACGTCGCTTTGCATGAAATGGGAGAGTCAAGCCGCAAACGTGGctacaaaagaaaacaaaaagatCGAGAACGTATTGTGGGGGCTGAGAGATTATATAAAGATTACTTCGCTGATAGCCCCGTCTACAGCGAGAAAGATTTTCGAAGCTGATTTCGAATGAGGAGATCTTTGTTTCTGAGAATCGTTGAAGCTTTACAGATGAATGTGCCTTACTTTGTCCAACGATGGGACGCAACCGGTATGCTTGGTTTGTCATCACTTCAGAAGGTTACGGCTGCAGTCCGACTGCTTGCATATGATGTAGCAGGTGACGTCGCCGATGAATACTTGAGAATAGGCGCATCGACTCCGttagaatgtttgaaaatattttgcaggGCGGTGTATGATATATTTTCTGAGCAATATTTGAGACAACCAACACGTGAGGATGTTGCTCGGATCACTGCTGAAAATGCTCGAAGGGGTTTTCCCGGGATGCTTGGAAGCATTGACTGTATGCACTGGGCTTGAAAAAATTGTCCAACAGCTTGGGCAGGACAATATCAAAGTGGACATCAAAAAGAACCTTCAATCATACTTCAGACAGTTGCATCGAAATATTTATGGATTTGGCACGCATACTTCGGCGTACCGGGATGTAATAACGACATCAATGTGCTGGAAAGGTCCAATTTGTTCTTAAACCTTGCAAAGGGTGAAGCCCCTCCAGTGCGGTTTGATGTGAACGGGAATGAGTACAACATGAGGTATTATCTTGCCGACGGTGTTTATCCATCTTGGGCTTCCTTTGTCAAGACCATCCCTCGGCCTTTCTCACAAAAACATAAGATATTCGCAAAATATCAAGAAGGTGTGAGAAAAGATGTTGAACGAGCATTTGGTGTACTTCAAGCGCGTTGGTACTTTGTGAGAGGTCCATCCTGCATGTGGTATCTAATTGATTTAGATTATATAATGAAGActtgcataattcttcattatatGATTGTGTAGGACGAAAGAGAAGATATGCTCGAAATCGTGATTTTCCTGCTCGTGATAATGATACTTGCCACCGTATATTGTTACTTCAAGAGATCCTACCGCAGAGTTTAACGCTTTTTTGGAGCGACGTGTCGGCATTCGGAACAGAGATTTGCATAATAAGCTTCAGAAGGATTTGATCGAACATATCTGGAGTTTTCATGGAGATGAATAATTAATAATGtattttttcttaattatttgtgtgattttaaaaattatgtttttaacTTTGTGTaagcttttaattttaattatgtgtaatataaaattttaaatatgaaattttattgTGTTGAATTATtcatatatttaatgaaataaaaattatttgtgtatttcttaattttttgtaatattaaaattttaattatgtgtaattttagtgcaaatttattttgagtttcaataaaaatatatttaatagaataaaaaattaatatctcaACATCCTCTCTACGACATCATCTCACCCTCGCAGAACCAAGCAATGTAGTCTTCATCGCTGACATCATCATGCAATGAAGTTACCAACTTACTCTTACCAACATCATCTCACAATTGAACATGCTCTTAGCCGAATGAGATGAGTTAGGGCCCAGCCCAAGCCCCTTTAACCAAGTAGCAGATTCGGTTTCCTTGCATAAAGCCCAGTAACCAGATTTTAATAGACACTTGTTCAACaatctatatatacatatgGTGATATGAGAGTTTTTTTTGAAGTATGCTTTGGAGTGTGTATATCTAATACTATTATATCAGTACAATACTAAGAAAAGTTGGTAACGCCCACACATAAGTTTGTTTATAGTAGGCTTGGAAGAACTACGATGTCAACCCTCAAACATTATCAATCTCGTTTAATATAGATATATTTATATCCTTTGTTGATAATGTGTTAAATTAATATAGTTATTGATtgctaaataattttaaaagaaaattgttttttttatatgatTCGATCTGTACCAGGCTTTCactacaaaatttttgaaattcggtTTACGAAACCAAGTAACCAACACATGATATCAGAGAGGTTCATATATATTGatttattacatttttttttgaagctatTACGGCCTATCTTCCaacttttattgtatttataaTGATGAATTTTTGGTCGGACTATGTCTTACGCTTTTGACATCATCTCCTAAGTTTTTTGTTGCACGATGCAATTTGTTTGGTATATTCATGATGATGAATGCTTATGTGTATGCATTTCTCATTGATTTAATTTAAGGGTTTTAAACTTATATTTCATGTGTTATTTTCATAATCAGTTAAAatgtttaaaattataaaagttTTGTGGTTTAAAATGTTTAAATCCAGGATTCTAAACTAACGTACggttattttataatattggattttgtaataacattttttttatccAGTTATAATTTTATACTGCATatctaaaattttatgtttcaatTAAATCCATGATTCTAAActtagggatgtaaacgagccgagccgagccgatcttttgaatgttcaagctcggttcatatataaacgagccgagcccgagcttatttaacgaatatattaATGGCTCACGAGCTTATTCGAGATTTTATCGAGACTAAacgagcttaatatatttaaactataaatttaaatattcattaaattaattaaaaactaaattatatatttgaaaaaaatataatattattattaaaatttgtaattttattctaataaattaatttttatagatttttcaatatttttcataaataaagtgtaaatttataaattaaatatcaatactattattttttcgtctaagagatgacttacgagcttgttaacgagcctgttaacgagcatgttcacgagctaacaagccgaatattgtaaagctcgAGCTTGGTTCGTTTTCCTTAACGAACCTCATTGAACGAGCTCGAACGAGCTTTTAACGAGTCGAGACCTGAACAGTTCGCGAACTGTTCGTCTCATTTACATTCCTATCTAAACTAAatgttattttataatattggattttgtaataatatt comes from Henckelia pumila isolate YLH828 chromosome 4, ASM3356847v2, whole genome shotgun sequence and encodes:
- the LOC140860625 gene encoding uncharacterized protein; amino-acid sequence: MRRSLFLRIVEALQMNVPYFVQRWDATGMLGLSSLQKVTAAVRLLAYDVAGDVADEYLRIGASTPLECLKIFCRAVYDIFSEQYLRQPTREDVARITAENARRGFPGMLGSIDFASKYLWIWHAYFGVPGCNNDINVLERSNLFLNLAKGEAPPVRFDVNGNEYNMRYYLADGVYPSWASFVKTIPRPFSQKHKIFAKYQEGVRKDVERAFGVLQARRKRRYARNRDFPARDNDTCHRILLLQEILPQSLTLFWSDVSAFGTEICIISFRRI